The window TATCGGCCTGGGCGCTATCTCGGTGAATGACCTTTTCGAGCGGGTCGAGCTTCATCGCCCGTATGTGGCCGTTTTCGGTCAATTTGACGCGGCCCGCGTTCGCGGCCATCATGAGCACCACAGCCACCCCGTGGCGTGGCCAAACTGCCATTCCCGAGCAGCGGAGCTGAGACGCGGCTGGCCTACTCCTCCTCAATGGTGCGGGTTTCTGGGACCACCGGACCATGGCGGGCGAGGCCTTTATCTGGGGAATCGAATGACTGGGGAGATCGTGACGGGGACATCGGTTTGGCGCACTTGGAAGCCCTACGCTTTGCTAGGTGTAATTGTGATCGGTGGGGCGTGGTGGTGGACCAGTCAGTCGCCCTTCGCGACGCTGAAGGACGGTCCGTATAGCTGCACCGCGGTATACGTCAATGAAGATGGCAAATTCGAGCTTCTCACCGACGGCGCCGGAAGTCGCATGTACGCCGACGCAGTAGTCGACGGCGGAGAGATCGTCTCTCTATCCGCTGATAATGCCCTCTCGTCGGCGAATTTGGCGTCACTCACCGTCCGCACAAAAGGGGACGCGCAGTTCCACGTGACGGATGAGGTAGGCGCTCACTCGTACCACGCAATAGCCTGCGAGTTCGCTAGGTAGGCATTCAGTGCTTCGAGTACATCGTCTAGCCGTTATTTCCGCCACCGCACTGATCGCTATTGCCCTCACCGCATGCGGGGAGGTCGACCGTCACAACGGCGTGTCCGAACGCCCCGAGGCCACCTGCGATGACCTCGCCGCGTCAGTCCTCGACCGCGCCCGGACTGACGACACATCGGGGGCCATCAACAGCGAGATCGATCGTCTGGGTGGAAGCTGCCCAGACGAGTACGACATCGTCATCGACTACCTCTCGTCCCGCAGCATGCCGTCCGAATTCCGATTCGACGCCTGCGAAGAATGGGCGCAACGCATTCACCCTGAGGCTGTCGATCTGCTCCGCGCAGACGGGATCTGCACCGATGATGCGACAGCTGGCCAAGCGTCCTCTAGCGGGCCTGAGGGCGGTCTCTCATGGGATCAGGCACTCGAGCACGTGGGTTCCTACCAGCGTGTTTGCGGACCGCTGGCGAGTAGCGGTCGCGATTACGATGACGTATTCCTCAATCTCGGCCGGGCCTATCCTGACCCCGCGCGGTTCACGATCGTGCTTTGGGACGTCGGGGGCATAGAAGCCCTGGCCACCGGCACGACACTGTGCGCGTCCGGCTCGATCACATTGTATGACGGAGTCGCCCAGCTCGAACTGGATGATGTCGGGGCGGTTGAGGTCTGGGGCTGAGACGACGCAGCCGGTGAGTAGCGCGCGTTTATGCACCCCGCCGGAGGTGCGCACGCCACACTCAGGGCCGAGGTCCACTCGCGGGTGTCGTAACCCTGCGGCATGCTGAACCCCGCAACGTGATCGACCTATCCGCACCCCACAAACGAGGTCTTCCATTCACCTTTCCACGCAGCAACTCGACCGCGCCGTAGGCGTCGTCCTCGCGTCCGCCGCTGGGGACGCACTCGGTTCGCAGTACGAGTTCGGCCCTCCCCTGGACGACGCCGTCACTCCGGAATTCGGCGTCGGCGTATTCGGTCACGAGATGGGCGAATGGACGGACGACACCAGCATGGCGATGCCGATCCTCCAGGCACTCGCGGACGGGCGTGAACTCGACGACGACGCCACGCTCGACGTAATCGTGACTCGATGGCAGGAGTGGGCCCTCAACGCGAAGGACGTCGGAAGCCAGACGCGCGGCGTGCTGTCAGATCTGTCGGAGACGACGGCACAGGCCGCCACCTCACGCGCCGAGTCCTTCCACCGCACCACCGGGCGAAGCGCCGGCAACGGCTCGCTCATGCGCACCGGTCCGGTCGCTCTGGGTTACCTCGACCGCGCCGAGGAGGACCTGGCGAACGCCGCGGGGCGCATCGCTCAGCTCACCCACTGGGAGGACGACAACGTCGACGCGTGCGTGATCTGGTGCCTCACCATCCGGCACGCGGTACTCACCGGCACGCTGGACGTTCGCGCGCAGATCGGGTGGGTCCCGATCGACCGGCGCGCACGGTGGCAGGACGTGATCACCGAGGCACTCGCGCCCGGCATGCACCCCCGTGACTTCCGCCAGGGCAACGGATGGGTCGTGCGCGCACTGCAGGCTGCGCTCAGCGCGGTCGCAGGAGCGACCTCGCTGCGCGACGCGCTCGAGCGAGCGGTGCGCGGCGGCCAAGACACCGACACCGTCGCCTCGATCGCCGGATCCCTGGCCGGCGCAATGTACGGCGGGTCCGCCGTCCCCTTGGACTGGAAGCGGAAGCTGCACGGCTGGCCCGGCGTCGACGCCAACGACCTCACCCGCCTCGCGTGCCTTGCGGCGCGCCATGGCCAGCCCGACAGCGAGGGGTGGCCGAGCGCCGGTCTCATGCCGGTCTACACCCGAAGCGATTACCTCTTCCGTCATCCCCACGACGCCGGTGTGTGGGTGGGCTCTCTCGCCGCGCTCGCTCGTCTTCCTCGCGAAGTGGATGCCGTCGTGTCGCTGTGTCGCGTCGGGACCGAGCAGGTGCCCCACGGTGTGGAGAGCGTGCAAGTCTGGCTGGTCGACCAGCCGCACCGCAACGACAACCTCGACGCCGTGCTGACCGACGCAGCAGACGTCATCGCCGACCTGCGCGCCGCCGGCCACACGGTCTTCGTCCACTGCGCGGAAGGACGCAGCCGCACGTCCGCGGTGGCCGCCCTCTACGGCGCGCGGCACCACGACGTTCCCCTGACGCAGGCTTGGCAGGACGTGCAAGCGACACTCCCCCGTTTCGCGCCGCAAACGTTCTTGCGCGAGGCAGTAGAAAGAATGGTGACGGCAGACAATGACGACCGAGCCGAATGAAGGACGCGCTGACATGACATCGACGGCAACAAACGACGAGCTCCGCGATGCGTGCGCCGCGTGGCAGGACGGGCGCGACGGGGGATCGTCCCCTATCCGCGCCGCCGCTCGCGTTCTCACGGGCACGAAGCACTATTTCGAGGCAGACTTCATCGACCGGTATGAACGAGACGCGTCGGCGAACGCGCTGACGATGGCGCGCGCCCAGACCCTTCTCGCTGCACTGGCGACGAGCCCCACCCGCGACGGCGAGGGCTGGGCAGAGCGGACGGGCTTCGGGTCCGGGTGGGTGGGTCGTGGCATCAAGAGCGGTGCCCAGGACTCCCAGATCAACGCCGCACTCAACACCGGCTTCATCACCATGCCGCTGTGGGGGTTGAGCCTGGACCGCGACGTGGCGCGGTCCTACGGGTCAGCGTTCCTGTTCCAAATCGAAGGACCGTTCCCTGCGCTCCCCGCGTGGGAGGCTACGGGCCTGAAGAGCGACGAGCGCGAGCTCATCAC is drawn from Microbacterium sp. zg-B96 and contains these coding sequences:
- a CDS encoding ADP-ribosylglycohydrolase family protein, with protein sequence MHLSTQQLDRAVGVVLASAAGDALGSQYEFGPPLDDAVTPEFGVGVFGHEMGEWTDDTSMAMPILQALADGRELDDDATLDVIVTRWQEWALNAKDVGSQTRGVLSDLSETTAQAATSRAESFHRTTGRSAGNGSLMRTGPVALGYLDRAEEDLANAAGRIAQLTHWEDDNVDACVIWCLTIRHAVLTGTLDVRAQIGWVPIDRRARWQDVITEALAPGMHPRDFRQGNGWVVRALQAALSAVAGATSLRDALERAVRGGQDTDTVASIAGSLAGAMYGGSAVPLDWKRKLHGWPGVDANDLTRLACLAARHGQPDSEGWPSAGLMPVYTRSDYLFRHPHDAGVWVGSLAALARLPREVDAVVSLCRVGTEQVPHGVESVQVWLVDQPHRNDNLDAVLTDAADVIADLRAAGHTVFVHCAEGRSRTSAVAALYGARHHDVPLTQAWQDVQATLPRFAPQTFLREAVERMVTADNDDRAE